Proteins co-encoded in one Gossypium arboreum isolate Shixiya-1 chromosome 11, ASM2569848v2, whole genome shotgun sequence genomic window:
- the LOC108471179 gene encoding remorin 4.2-like: MLALQSSVNNGENDPNHDQHHDHDDQDGERIRDIHALTPPHPPVVNARRRWETGSSRASSSSEVAPSENFTTISREFNALVLAGSSIENNDSDSVHTLNNNQLTRIGEDHELQEETNRLAILPDNGPYDGESDQPRRVGSGGLETATTAAAASGGSSGGHGEVTVLRVKKEEVESKICAWQNAKIAKINNRFKREDAIINGWESEQVQKASSWMKKVERKLEEKRAKALEKMQNDVAKAHRKAEERRASAESKRGTKVAKILEIANLMRAVGRPPAKRSFF, translated from the exons ATGTTAGCCCTTCAAAGCTCCGTCAACAATGGCGAAAACGACCCAAACCACGACCAACATCACGATCACGACGATCAAGACGGTGAACGTATCAGAGACATCCATGCTTTAACCCCACCACACCCTCCCGTCGTCAACGCCCGTCGTCGTTGGGAAACCGGAAGCAGCCGTGCATCGTCATCGAGCGAAGTAGCTCCGAGTGAAAACTTCACCACCATAAGCCGAGAATTCAATGCTCTGGTCCTCGCCGGATCTTCTATAGAAAACAACGATTCCGATTCCGTACATACTTTGAATAACAATCAGTTGACCAGGATCGGTGAAGATCATGAACTGCAAGAGGAAACTAACCGTTTAGCTATATTACCCGATAATGGTCCGTACGATGGAGAAtcggatcagccaagaagggtaggGTCGGGTGGGTTAGAAACGGCGACGACTGCGGCGGCGGCTAGTGGTGGTAGTAGCGGCGGACATGGGGAAGTCACGGTGCTGAGAGTGAAGAAAGAGGAGGTGGAATCGAAAATATGTGCTTGGCAAAACGCGAAGATTGCAAAGATTAATAATAGGTTCAAGAGAGAAGATGCTATAATTAATGGGTGGGAAAGTGAACAAGTACAAAAGGCTAGTTCTTGGATGAAGAAAGTTGAG AGGAAGCTAGAGGAGAAAAGAGCAAAAGCCCTAGAAAAGATGCAAAACGACGTCGCAAAAGCACACAGAAAAGCAGAAGAAAGAAGGGCATCAGCTGAGTCCAAGAGAGGGACCAAAGTTGCAAAAATCCTTGAAATTGCCAATTTAATGAGAGCTGTTGGGAGACCACCTGCTAAACGGtccttcttttaa